In Hippoglossus stenolepis isolate QCI-W04-F060 chromosome 13, HSTE1.2, whole genome shotgun sequence, a single genomic region encodes these proteins:
- the klhl6 gene encoding kelch-like protein 6 isoform X1 — protein MSDSLERTTDCPLTLLGDDSRPDEEKESLTGAEELCWEDGGLPVELQRGMETLRVNSELTDVILRVQGQDFACHRAILAAASQYFRAMFCSGLKESHEEYVQIQGLDSGTMGFLLEYTYTSRALLTHSNVQRILEAASQFQFLRVMDACAGFLSKSLHLDNCIGILNLAEHHVLSVLKSKAQDYIASQFSQVVQQQDFLELPAGSLETVLQRDDLNVECEECVFEALMSWVRAQHDERYPLLARLLSHVRLPLLDPAFFVEKVESDELIRRCSEAFPWLQEARIYHLSGREASVVSERTKPRERHFLSEVFLIIGGCTKEERFVSTVTCLDPLRRSRLEVAKLPITEMENESQNRKWVEFACITFRNELYISGGKETPNDVWKYNGALDKWIQIEPLTTGRWRHKMAVHGGKVYALGGFDGAKRHASVEAYDPFHNRWTQVTPLAVGVSSFASASFDRWIYVIGGGPNGKLATDKVQCWEPGTDCWELRAPIPNETKCTNAVTFKNSIYVVGGAMHAMYCYSPLSDSWTLVTRLGERASCAIAACNNKLFITGGRDNKNQVISTVMCWDVAREVLTEECVLPMGVSHHGSVTLMKSYTHIHRIAPAAGCE, from the exons ATGAGTGACTCGCTGGAGAGGACCACAGACTGTCCCCTGACTCTTCTCGGAGACGACTCCAGGCCAGACGAGGAGAAGGAGAGCCTGACAGGAGCAGAGGAGTTGTGCTGGGAGGATGGAGGTCTacctgtggagctgcagagagggaTGGAGACTCTGCGGGTGAACAGTGAGCTCACTGATGTGATCCTGAGAGTTCAAGGCCAGGACTTTGCCTGCCACAGAGCCATACTTGCTGCTGCCAGTCAGTActtcag GGCAATGTTTTGCAGTGGGCTGAAGGAGAGTCATGAGGAGTACGTGCAAATACAGGGGCTGGACAGTGGGACAATGGGCTTTCTCCTGGAGTACACTTACACCAGCCGagccctcctcacacactccaATGTCCAGAGGATACTTGAGGCTGCCAGTCAGTTCCAG TTCCTGCGTGTGATGGACGCATGTGCCGGCTTTCTGAGCAAGTCTCTGCACCTGGACAACTGCATCGGGATCCTGAATCTGGCTGAACATCACGTCCTGTCTGTCCTGAAGTCCAAGGCTCAGGACTACATCGCCTCTCAGTTCTCCCAGGTTGTGCAGCAACAGGATTTCCTGGAGCTGCCGGCAGGGTCGCTGGAGACCGTCCTGCAGAGGGATGACCTGAACGTGGAGTGTGAGGAGTGTGTTTTTGAGGCCCTCATGAGCTGGGTGAGGGCCCAGCATGATGAACGCTATCCCTTACTGGCCAGGTTGTTGTCACACGTGCGACTGCCGCTGCTGGATCCAGCATTTTTTGTAGAAAAAGTGGAGTCGGATGAATTGATACGACGCTGCAGTGAGGCCTTTCCTTGGCTGCAAGAGGCTCGCATCTATCACCTCTCTGGCAGGGAGGCAAGT GTGGTCTCTGAACGAACCAAACCCCGCGAACGGCACTTTCTATCCGAGGTATTCTTGATCATCGGAGGCTGCACCAAAGAGGAACGCTTCGTTTCCACCGTCACCTGCCTGGACCCCCTTAGACGCAGCAGGCTGGAGGTCGCCAAGCTGCCAATCACAGAGATGGAGAACGAGTCCCAGAACCGCAAATGGGTGGAGTTCGCTTGCATCACTTTCCGCAATGAGCTTTACATATCTG GAGGGAAAGAGACACCAAATGATGTTTGGAAATACAACGGCGCTCTGGACAAGTGGATCCAAATCGAGCCCCTGACAACTGGGCGCTGGAGACACAAAATGGCGGTCCACGGAGGGAAGGTGTACGCGCTGGGTGGATTTGATGGAGCTAAGAGACATGCTAGCGTAGAGGCCTACGATCCCTTTCACAATCGCTGGACCCAG GTGACGCCTCTTGCAGTTGGCGTGAGCTCCTTCGCTTCTGCAAGCTTTGACAGATGGATCTACGTGATCGGTGGCGGGCCCAACGGAAAGCTGGCAACCGACAAGGTTCAGTGCTGGGAGCCCGGGACAGACTGCTGGGAGCTGCGGGCGCCCATTCCCAATGAAACCAAATGCACAAACGCTGTCACATTCAAGAACAGCATCTATGTAGTCG GTGGTGCCATGCATGCCATGTACTGCTACTCCCCTCTGTCTGACTCATGGACCCTCGTGACTCGTCTGGGGGAGAGGGCAAGCTGTGCCATCGCTGCCTGTAACAACAAACTGTTCATCACCGGAGGCCGGGACAACAAAAACCAAGTTATCTCCACTGTGATGTGCTGGGACGTTGCCCGAGAGGTGCTGACAGAGGAGTGTGTTTTACCTATGGGAGTGTCGCACCACGGCAGTGTGACACTCATGAagtcctacacacacatacacagaataGCACCTGCTGCCGGGTGCGAGTGA
- the klhl6 gene encoding kelch-like protein 6 isoform X2, with protein sequence MSDSLERTTDCPLTLLGDDSRPDEEKESLTGAEELCWEDGGLPVELQRGMETLRVNSELTDVILRVQGQDFACHRAILAAASQYFRAMFCSGLKESHEEYVQIQGLDSGTMGFLLEYTYTSRALLTHSNVQRILEAASQFQFLRVMDACAGFLSKSLHLDNCIGILNLAEHHVLSVLKSKAQDYIASQFSQVVQQQDFLELPAGSLETVLQRDDLNVECEECVFEALMSWVRAQHDERYPLLARLLSHVRLPLLDPAFFVEKVESDELIRRCSEAFPWLQEARIYHLSGREVVSERTKPRERHFLSEVFLIIGGCTKEERFVSTVTCLDPLRRSRLEVAKLPITEMENESQNRKWVEFACITFRNELYISGGKETPNDVWKYNGALDKWIQIEPLTTGRWRHKMAVHGGKVYALGGFDGAKRHASVEAYDPFHNRWTQVTPLAVGVSSFASASFDRWIYVIGGGPNGKLATDKVQCWEPGTDCWELRAPIPNETKCTNAVTFKNSIYVVGGAMHAMYCYSPLSDSWTLVTRLGERASCAIAACNNKLFITGGRDNKNQVISTVMCWDVAREVLTEECVLPMGVSHHGSVTLMKSYTHIHRIAPAAGCE encoded by the exons ATGAGTGACTCGCTGGAGAGGACCACAGACTGTCCCCTGACTCTTCTCGGAGACGACTCCAGGCCAGACGAGGAGAAGGAGAGCCTGACAGGAGCAGAGGAGTTGTGCTGGGAGGATGGAGGTCTacctgtggagctgcagagagggaTGGAGACTCTGCGGGTGAACAGTGAGCTCACTGATGTGATCCTGAGAGTTCAAGGCCAGGACTTTGCCTGCCACAGAGCCATACTTGCTGCTGCCAGTCAGTActtcag GGCAATGTTTTGCAGTGGGCTGAAGGAGAGTCATGAGGAGTACGTGCAAATACAGGGGCTGGACAGTGGGACAATGGGCTTTCTCCTGGAGTACACTTACACCAGCCGagccctcctcacacactccaATGTCCAGAGGATACTTGAGGCTGCCAGTCAGTTCCAG TTCCTGCGTGTGATGGACGCATGTGCCGGCTTTCTGAGCAAGTCTCTGCACCTGGACAACTGCATCGGGATCCTGAATCTGGCTGAACATCACGTCCTGTCTGTCCTGAAGTCCAAGGCTCAGGACTACATCGCCTCTCAGTTCTCCCAGGTTGTGCAGCAACAGGATTTCCTGGAGCTGCCGGCAGGGTCGCTGGAGACCGTCCTGCAGAGGGATGACCTGAACGTGGAGTGTGAGGAGTGTGTTTTTGAGGCCCTCATGAGCTGGGTGAGGGCCCAGCATGATGAACGCTATCCCTTACTGGCCAGGTTGTTGTCACACGTGCGACTGCCGCTGCTGGATCCAGCATTTTTTGTAGAAAAAGTGGAGTCGGATGAATTGATACGACGCTGCAGTGAGGCCTTTCCTTGGCTGCAAGAGGCTCGCATCTATCACCTCTCTGGCAGGGAG GTGGTCTCTGAACGAACCAAACCCCGCGAACGGCACTTTCTATCCGAGGTATTCTTGATCATCGGAGGCTGCACCAAAGAGGAACGCTTCGTTTCCACCGTCACCTGCCTGGACCCCCTTAGACGCAGCAGGCTGGAGGTCGCCAAGCTGCCAATCACAGAGATGGAGAACGAGTCCCAGAACCGCAAATGGGTGGAGTTCGCTTGCATCACTTTCCGCAATGAGCTTTACATATCTG GAGGGAAAGAGACACCAAATGATGTTTGGAAATACAACGGCGCTCTGGACAAGTGGATCCAAATCGAGCCCCTGACAACTGGGCGCTGGAGACACAAAATGGCGGTCCACGGAGGGAAGGTGTACGCGCTGGGTGGATTTGATGGAGCTAAGAGACATGCTAGCGTAGAGGCCTACGATCCCTTTCACAATCGCTGGACCCAG GTGACGCCTCTTGCAGTTGGCGTGAGCTCCTTCGCTTCTGCAAGCTTTGACAGATGGATCTACGTGATCGGTGGCGGGCCCAACGGAAAGCTGGCAACCGACAAGGTTCAGTGCTGGGAGCCCGGGACAGACTGCTGGGAGCTGCGGGCGCCCATTCCCAATGAAACCAAATGCACAAACGCTGTCACATTCAAGAACAGCATCTATGTAGTCG GTGGTGCCATGCATGCCATGTACTGCTACTCCCCTCTGTCTGACTCATGGACCCTCGTGACTCGTCTGGGGGAGAGGGCAAGCTGTGCCATCGCTGCCTGTAACAACAAACTGTTCATCACCGGAGGCCGGGACAACAAAAACCAAGTTATCTCCACTGTGATGTGCTGGGACGTTGCCCGAGAGGTGCTGACAGAGGAGTGTGTTTTACCTATGGGAGTGTCGCACCACGGCAGTGTGACACTCATGAagtcctacacacacatacacagaataGCACCTGCTGCCGGGTGCGAGTGA